The following proteins come from a genomic window of Miscanthus floridulus cultivar M001 chromosome 2, ASM1932011v1, whole genome shotgun sequence:
- the LOC136535731 gene encoding uncharacterized protein isoform X2 gives MLQYLDFSHASTSRKWGHKRQGDGLEAPRNSMEFALEASHSYGVFQEDVPYSCNMRQYPKSGISHSSNPVKKLIQEDISFRTNEGQKRPGVIARLMGMESPPLNTTTESISRSEITPRPPLPRRDNPSEMISAKHVSFVQHSNRDSTKQAPKQEIRAYGYDDERDVFGQMNKRSNEWSKPQPREHPQEEELQKFKKEFEAWQASRAWEQSRSFELESSLDDDDDSRSTDIVPYRYQHHHKGNGKAASHGSKHMRSSNEDVHWRRSSKESSTSISGSRTFSLTTSADAAACSTRLPLSRFYHEEERSSLSPTRIVILKPCPELSTDDIEESSLGSPELVKKENNMEAFLEEVKKRLKIELEGGVASDDKQADRRWAASAGDIIPADPKQIARSIANQIRENVTRDMHPALVRSESTRSYRSDVPFDGQSQMDYIGRDARRQLSDRLKNVLRRDAPDAETPFSFSHRRRATSTSFDEEPRPKPTRYEVAPPPPRKEKVRSKEEKKRAVESDVRSFRYGSNNTPTTMAQLDSEPVSPRNLMRSFSAPVSGTTFVKLLSEEPRVLTGARLQRKQEGHWSSRPASSEERKGRKDAFSVRGKVSNLRQNLGLRAKLFGKKFHASDEPFPDDLPPIGTLITAPSVLIHPGVLQENSTEVPPSPASLCSSPPDEMSRGGYPSPVSPLEASFSVHRSALRTEAKDMASTASEPGIQSEQVQTEEERAETSPVLDEQDDGDMDEADHPMKSFVRDVLVVAGMYGRRQNPGDAAMSECEAKPIPKWVLEEVVSSSSSSAPADGRAAAVDHRLLFDLVNEALPGAVRASTTLCAFDKCYAMPPRRAPGGKALLEALWKSMQVWLEPPSDGRTSSSASVDVLIGRDLSVSPWHGAFHEDADALARDVEAEMLDELLDETAWDVLLNVGD, from the exons ATGCTGCAGTACCTGGACTTCTCTCATGCCAGCACCTCAAGGAAGTGGGGGCACAAGAGGCAGGGCGATG gacTTGAAGCTCCAAGGAACAGCATGGAGTTTGCCTTGGAGGCTTCCCACAGCTATGGCGTCTTTCAAGAAGATGTTCCG TATTCCTGCAACATGAGGCAGTACCCAAAATCAGGGATCAGCCACAGCTCAAACCCAGTCAAGAAGCTGATCCAGGAGGACATCTCCTTCAGAACAAATGAAGGCCAGAAGAGGCCCGGCGTCATCGCCAGATTGATGGGCATGGAATCGCCTCCATTGAACACAACCACTGAATCCATCAGTCGTTCAGAGATCACCCCAAGACCACCACTGCCAAGAAGAGACAATCCTTCTGAAATGATATCAGCCAAGCATGTCTCCTTCGTGCAACACAGCAACAGGGACTCCACCAAGCAGGCACCAAAGCAAGAGATCCGAGCCTATGGCTATGACGACGAGAGGGATGTGTTCGGGCAGATGAACAAGAGGAGCAACGAGTGGAGTAAGCCGCAGCCGCGAGAGCACCCGCAGGAAGAGGAGCTGCAGAAGTTCAAGAAGGAGTTCGAGGCGTGGCAGGCGAGCCGTGCGTGGGAGCAGTCGAGAAGCTTCGAACTGGAGAGTAGCctcgatgacgacgatgacagcAGGTCCACGGACATCGTGCCGTATAGGTACCAGCACCACCATAAGGGGAACGGGAAAGCTGCTAGCCATGGCAGCAAGCACATGCGCTCCTCCAATGAGGATGTGCATTGGAGAAGAAGCAGCAAGGAGAGCAGCACGTCGATCTCCGGGAGCCGTACGTTCTCTCTGACGACGAGCGCAGACGCCGCCGCGTGCTCCACGAGGCTGCCACTCTCCAGGTTCTACCACGAGGAGGAGAGGTCGTCGTTGTCGCCGACGAGGATCGTGATCCTGAAGCCCTGCCCCGAGCTGAGCACGGACGACATCGAGGAGTCCTCGCTGGGGTCGCCGGAGCTGGTGAAGAAGGAGAACAACATGGAGGCCTTCCTGGAGGAGGTGAAGAAGAGGCTCAAGATCGAGCTCGAGGGCGGGGTGGCCTCCGATGATAAGCAGGCGGACCGCCGGTGGGCCGCCTCCGCCGGCGACATTATTCCGGCCGACCCGAAGCAGATCGCGCGGAGCATCGCCAACCAGATCAGGGAGAACGTCACGAGGGACATGCACCCGGCGCTGGTGCGGTCGGAGTCGACGCGGTCGTACCGCAGCGACGTGCCGTTCGACGGTCAGAGCCAGATGGACTACATCGGCCGAGACGCCAGGAGGCAGCTCTCCGACAGGCTGAAGAACGTGCTGAGGAGGGATGCGCCGGACGCCGAGAcgcccttctctttctctcatcGGAGAAGGGCCACCTCGACGTCGTTCGACGAGGAGCCGAGGCCCAAGCCGACGAGGTACGAGgtggcgccaccgccgccgaggaaggagaaggtcaggagcaaggaggagaagaagcGCGCGGTGGAGTCCGACGTCAGGTCATTCAGATACGGATCGAACAACACCCCAACGACGATGGCCCAGTTGGACTCCGAGCCCGTGTCGCCGCGAAACCTGATGAGGTCGTTCTCGGCGCCGGTGTCCGGGACGACCTTCGTGAAGCTCCTCTCGGAGGAGCCGCGGGTGCTGACCGGAGCGAGGCTGCAGCGCAAGCAGGAAGGCCACTGGAGCAGCAGGCCGGCGTCGTCGGAGGAGAGGAAAGGCAGGAAGGACGCGTTCAGCGTCAGGGGCAAGGTGTCCAACCTGAGGCAGAACCTTGGGCTCAGAGCCAAGCTGTTCGGCAAGAAGTTCCACGCCTCCGACGAGCCGTTCCCGGACGACCTCCCTCCCATAGGCACCCTCATCACTGCCCCATCGGTCCTCATCCACCCCGGCGTCCTGCAG GAGAACTCCACTGAGGTGCCACCGAGCCCGGCGTCGTTGTGCAGCAGCCCGCCTGACGAGATGAGCAGGGGAGGCTACCCGAGCCCTGTCTCGCCATTGGAGGCATCCTTCAGCGTGCACCGGTCTGCCTTGAGAACGGAAGCCAAGGACATGGCTTCAACTGCTTCTG AACCAGGAATCCAGTCAGAACAAGTCCAGACCGAAGAGGAACGCGCCGAGACAAGTCCCGTCCTGGACGAGCAGGACGACGGAGACATGGACGAGGCGGATCACCCCATGAAATCCTTCGTCAGAGACGTTCTTGTCGTCGCCGGCATGTACGGACGGAGGCAGAACCCTGGCGACGCCGCCATGTCAGAGTGCGAAGCCAAGCCCATCCCAAAATGGGTGTTGGAGGAAGtcgtgtcctcgtcctcgtcctcagcCCCAGCGGACGGCCGCGCGGCAGCCGTCGACCACCGGCTCCTCTTCGACCTCGTCAACGAGGCGCTGCCAGGAGCCGTGCGGGCCTCCACGACGCTGTGCGCGTTCGACAAGTGCTACGCCATGCCGCCGAGAAGAGCACCCGGTGGCAAGGCGCTGCTGGAGGCACTGTGGAAGTCCATGCAGGTGTGGCTAGAGCCGCCGAGCGACGGCAGGACGTCGAGCTCCGCCTCCGTGGACGTGCTGATCGGCCGTGACCTGAGCGTGTCACCGTGGCACGGCGCGTTCCACGAGGACGCCGACGCGCTGGCGAGGGACGTGGAGGCGGAGATGCTGGACGAGCTGCTCGACGAGACGGCGTGGGACGTGCTGCTCAACGTGGGGGACTGA
- the LOC136535731 gene encoding uncharacterized protein isoform X1: MLQYLDFSHASTSRKWGHKRQGDGLEAPRNSMEFALEASHSYGVFQEDVPQYSCNMRQYPKSGISHSSNPVKKLIQEDISFRTNEGQKRPGVIARLMGMESPPLNTTTESISRSEITPRPPLPRRDNPSEMISAKHVSFVQHSNRDSTKQAPKQEIRAYGYDDERDVFGQMNKRSNEWSKPQPREHPQEEELQKFKKEFEAWQASRAWEQSRSFELESSLDDDDDSRSTDIVPYRYQHHHKGNGKAASHGSKHMRSSNEDVHWRRSSKESSTSISGSRTFSLTTSADAAACSTRLPLSRFYHEEERSSLSPTRIVILKPCPELSTDDIEESSLGSPELVKKENNMEAFLEEVKKRLKIELEGGVASDDKQADRRWAASAGDIIPADPKQIARSIANQIRENVTRDMHPALVRSESTRSYRSDVPFDGQSQMDYIGRDARRQLSDRLKNVLRRDAPDAETPFSFSHRRRATSTSFDEEPRPKPTRYEVAPPPPRKEKVRSKEEKKRAVESDVRSFRYGSNNTPTTMAQLDSEPVSPRNLMRSFSAPVSGTTFVKLLSEEPRVLTGARLQRKQEGHWSSRPASSEERKGRKDAFSVRGKVSNLRQNLGLRAKLFGKKFHASDEPFPDDLPPIGTLITAPSVLIHPGVLQENSTEVPPSPASLCSSPPDEMSRGGYPSPVSPLEASFSVHRSALRTEAKDMASTASEPGIQSEQVQTEEERAETSPVLDEQDDGDMDEADHPMKSFVRDVLVVAGMYGRRQNPGDAAMSECEAKPIPKWVLEEVVSSSSSSAPADGRAAAVDHRLLFDLVNEALPGAVRASTTLCAFDKCYAMPPRRAPGGKALLEALWKSMQVWLEPPSDGRTSSSASVDVLIGRDLSVSPWHGAFHEDADALARDVEAEMLDELLDETAWDVLLNVGD, translated from the exons ATGCTGCAGTACCTGGACTTCTCTCATGCCAGCACCTCAAGGAAGTGGGGGCACAAGAGGCAGGGCGATG gacTTGAAGCTCCAAGGAACAGCATGGAGTTTGCCTTGGAGGCTTCCCACAGCTATGGCGTCTTTCAAGAAGATGTTCCG CAGTATTCCTGCAACATGAGGCAGTACCCAAAATCAGGGATCAGCCACAGCTCAAACCCAGTCAAGAAGCTGATCCAGGAGGACATCTCCTTCAGAACAAATGAAGGCCAGAAGAGGCCCGGCGTCATCGCCAGATTGATGGGCATGGAATCGCCTCCATTGAACACAACCACTGAATCCATCAGTCGTTCAGAGATCACCCCAAGACCACCACTGCCAAGAAGAGACAATCCTTCTGAAATGATATCAGCCAAGCATGTCTCCTTCGTGCAACACAGCAACAGGGACTCCACCAAGCAGGCACCAAAGCAAGAGATCCGAGCCTATGGCTATGACGACGAGAGGGATGTGTTCGGGCAGATGAACAAGAGGAGCAACGAGTGGAGTAAGCCGCAGCCGCGAGAGCACCCGCAGGAAGAGGAGCTGCAGAAGTTCAAGAAGGAGTTCGAGGCGTGGCAGGCGAGCCGTGCGTGGGAGCAGTCGAGAAGCTTCGAACTGGAGAGTAGCctcgatgacgacgatgacagcAGGTCCACGGACATCGTGCCGTATAGGTACCAGCACCACCATAAGGGGAACGGGAAAGCTGCTAGCCATGGCAGCAAGCACATGCGCTCCTCCAATGAGGATGTGCATTGGAGAAGAAGCAGCAAGGAGAGCAGCACGTCGATCTCCGGGAGCCGTACGTTCTCTCTGACGACGAGCGCAGACGCCGCCGCGTGCTCCACGAGGCTGCCACTCTCCAGGTTCTACCACGAGGAGGAGAGGTCGTCGTTGTCGCCGACGAGGATCGTGATCCTGAAGCCCTGCCCCGAGCTGAGCACGGACGACATCGAGGAGTCCTCGCTGGGGTCGCCGGAGCTGGTGAAGAAGGAGAACAACATGGAGGCCTTCCTGGAGGAGGTGAAGAAGAGGCTCAAGATCGAGCTCGAGGGCGGGGTGGCCTCCGATGATAAGCAGGCGGACCGCCGGTGGGCCGCCTCCGCCGGCGACATTATTCCGGCCGACCCGAAGCAGATCGCGCGGAGCATCGCCAACCAGATCAGGGAGAACGTCACGAGGGACATGCACCCGGCGCTGGTGCGGTCGGAGTCGACGCGGTCGTACCGCAGCGACGTGCCGTTCGACGGTCAGAGCCAGATGGACTACATCGGCCGAGACGCCAGGAGGCAGCTCTCCGACAGGCTGAAGAACGTGCTGAGGAGGGATGCGCCGGACGCCGAGAcgcccttctctttctctcatcGGAGAAGGGCCACCTCGACGTCGTTCGACGAGGAGCCGAGGCCCAAGCCGACGAGGTACGAGgtggcgccaccgccgccgaggaaggagaaggtcaggagcaaggaggagaagaagcGCGCGGTGGAGTCCGACGTCAGGTCATTCAGATACGGATCGAACAACACCCCAACGACGATGGCCCAGTTGGACTCCGAGCCCGTGTCGCCGCGAAACCTGATGAGGTCGTTCTCGGCGCCGGTGTCCGGGACGACCTTCGTGAAGCTCCTCTCGGAGGAGCCGCGGGTGCTGACCGGAGCGAGGCTGCAGCGCAAGCAGGAAGGCCACTGGAGCAGCAGGCCGGCGTCGTCGGAGGAGAGGAAAGGCAGGAAGGACGCGTTCAGCGTCAGGGGCAAGGTGTCCAACCTGAGGCAGAACCTTGGGCTCAGAGCCAAGCTGTTCGGCAAGAAGTTCCACGCCTCCGACGAGCCGTTCCCGGACGACCTCCCTCCCATAGGCACCCTCATCACTGCCCCATCGGTCCTCATCCACCCCGGCGTCCTGCAG GAGAACTCCACTGAGGTGCCACCGAGCCCGGCGTCGTTGTGCAGCAGCCCGCCTGACGAGATGAGCAGGGGAGGCTACCCGAGCCCTGTCTCGCCATTGGAGGCATCCTTCAGCGTGCACCGGTCTGCCTTGAGAACGGAAGCCAAGGACATGGCTTCAACTGCTTCTG AACCAGGAATCCAGTCAGAACAAGTCCAGACCGAAGAGGAACGCGCCGAGACAAGTCCCGTCCTGGACGAGCAGGACGACGGAGACATGGACGAGGCGGATCACCCCATGAAATCCTTCGTCAGAGACGTTCTTGTCGTCGCCGGCATGTACGGACGGAGGCAGAACCCTGGCGACGCCGCCATGTCAGAGTGCGAAGCCAAGCCCATCCCAAAATGGGTGTTGGAGGAAGtcgtgtcctcgtcctcgtcctcagcCCCAGCGGACGGCCGCGCGGCAGCCGTCGACCACCGGCTCCTCTTCGACCTCGTCAACGAGGCGCTGCCAGGAGCCGTGCGGGCCTCCACGACGCTGTGCGCGTTCGACAAGTGCTACGCCATGCCGCCGAGAAGAGCACCCGGTGGCAAGGCGCTGCTGGAGGCACTGTGGAAGTCCATGCAGGTGTGGCTAGAGCCGCCGAGCGACGGCAGGACGTCGAGCTCCGCCTCCGTGGACGTGCTGATCGGCCGTGACCTGAGCGTGTCACCGTGGCACGGCGCGTTCCACGAGGACGCCGACGCGCTGGCGAGGGACGTGGAGGCGGAGATGCTGGACGAGCTGCTCGACGAGACGGCGTGGGACGTGCTGCTCAACGTGGGGGACTGA
- the LOC136535731 gene encoding uncharacterized protein isoform X4 has translation MIFKYSCNMRQYPKSGISHSSNPVKKLIQEDISFRTNEGQKRPGVIARLMGMESPPLNTTTESISRSEITPRPPLPRRDNPSEMISAKHVSFVQHSNRDSTKQAPKQEIRAYGYDDERDVFGQMNKRSNEWSKPQPREHPQEEELQKFKKEFEAWQASRAWEQSRSFELESSLDDDDDSRSTDIVPYRYQHHHKGNGKAASHGSKHMRSSNEDVHWRRSSKESSTSISGSRTFSLTTSADAAACSTRLPLSRFYHEEERSSLSPTRIVILKPCPELSTDDIEESSLGSPELVKKENNMEAFLEEVKKRLKIELEGGVASDDKQADRRWAASAGDIIPADPKQIARSIANQIRENVTRDMHPALVRSESTRSYRSDVPFDGQSQMDYIGRDARRQLSDRLKNVLRRDAPDAETPFSFSHRRRATSTSFDEEPRPKPTRYEVAPPPPRKEKVRSKEEKKRAVESDVRSFRYGSNNTPTTMAQLDSEPVSPRNLMRSFSAPVSGTTFVKLLSEEPRVLTGARLQRKQEGHWSSRPASSEERKGRKDAFSVRGKVSNLRQNLGLRAKLFGKKFHASDEPFPDDLPPIGTLITAPSVLIHPGVLQENSTEVPPSPASLCSSPPDEMSRGGYPSPVSPLEASFSVHRSALRTEAKDMASTASEPGIQSEQVQTEEERAETSPVLDEQDDGDMDEADHPMKSFVRDVLVVAGMYGRRQNPGDAAMSECEAKPIPKWVLEEVVSSSSSSAPADGRAAAVDHRLLFDLVNEALPGAVRASTTLCAFDKCYAMPPRRAPGGKALLEALWKSMQVWLEPPSDGRTSSSASVDVLIGRDLSVSPWHGAFHEDADALARDVEAEMLDELLDETAWDVLLNVGD, from the exons ATGATTTTCAAA TATTCCTGCAACATGAGGCAGTACCCAAAATCAGGGATCAGCCACAGCTCAAACCCAGTCAAGAAGCTGATCCAGGAGGACATCTCCTTCAGAACAAATGAAGGCCAGAAGAGGCCCGGCGTCATCGCCAGATTGATGGGCATGGAATCGCCTCCATTGAACACAACCACTGAATCCATCAGTCGTTCAGAGATCACCCCAAGACCACCACTGCCAAGAAGAGACAATCCTTCTGAAATGATATCAGCCAAGCATGTCTCCTTCGTGCAACACAGCAACAGGGACTCCACCAAGCAGGCACCAAAGCAAGAGATCCGAGCCTATGGCTATGACGACGAGAGGGATGTGTTCGGGCAGATGAACAAGAGGAGCAACGAGTGGAGTAAGCCGCAGCCGCGAGAGCACCCGCAGGAAGAGGAGCTGCAGAAGTTCAAGAAGGAGTTCGAGGCGTGGCAGGCGAGCCGTGCGTGGGAGCAGTCGAGAAGCTTCGAACTGGAGAGTAGCctcgatgacgacgatgacagcAGGTCCACGGACATCGTGCCGTATAGGTACCAGCACCACCATAAGGGGAACGGGAAAGCTGCTAGCCATGGCAGCAAGCACATGCGCTCCTCCAATGAGGATGTGCATTGGAGAAGAAGCAGCAAGGAGAGCAGCACGTCGATCTCCGGGAGCCGTACGTTCTCTCTGACGACGAGCGCAGACGCCGCCGCGTGCTCCACGAGGCTGCCACTCTCCAGGTTCTACCACGAGGAGGAGAGGTCGTCGTTGTCGCCGACGAGGATCGTGATCCTGAAGCCCTGCCCCGAGCTGAGCACGGACGACATCGAGGAGTCCTCGCTGGGGTCGCCGGAGCTGGTGAAGAAGGAGAACAACATGGAGGCCTTCCTGGAGGAGGTGAAGAAGAGGCTCAAGATCGAGCTCGAGGGCGGGGTGGCCTCCGATGATAAGCAGGCGGACCGCCGGTGGGCCGCCTCCGCCGGCGACATTATTCCGGCCGACCCGAAGCAGATCGCGCGGAGCATCGCCAACCAGATCAGGGAGAACGTCACGAGGGACATGCACCCGGCGCTGGTGCGGTCGGAGTCGACGCGGTCGTACCGCAGCGACGTGCCGTTCGACGGTCAGAGCCAGATGGACTACATCGGCCGAGACGCCAGGAGGCAGCTCTCCGACAGGCTGAAGAACGTGCTGAGGAGGGATGCGCCGGACGCCGAGAcgcccttctctttctctcatcGGAGAAGGGCCACCTCGACGTCGTTCGACGAGGAGCCGAGGCCCAAGCCGACGAGGTACGAGgtggcgccaccgccgccgaggaaggagaaggtcaggagcaaggaggagaagaagcGCGCGGTGGAGTCCGACGTCAGGTCATTCAGATACGGATCGAACAACACCCCAACGACGATGGCCCAGTTGGACTCCGAGCCCGTGTCGCCGCGAAACCTGATGAGGTCGTTCTCGGCGCCGGTGTCCGGGACGACCTTCGTGAAGCTCCTCTCGGAGGAGCCGCGGGTGCTGACCGGAGCGAGGCTGCAGCGCAAGCAGGAAGGCCACTGGAGCAGCAGGCCGGCGTCGTCGGAGGAGAGGAAAGGCAGGAAGGACGCGTTCAGCGTCAGGGGCAAGGTGTCCAACCTGAGGCAGAACCTTGGGCTCAGAGCCAAGCTGTTCGGCAAGAAGTTCCACGCCTCCGACGAGCCGTTCCCGGACGACCTCCCTCCCATAGGCACCCTCATCACTGCCCCATCGGTCCTCATCCACCCCGGCGTCCTGCAG GAGAACTCCACTGAGGTGCCACCGAGCCCGGCGTCGTTGTGCAGCAGCCCGCCTGACGAGATGAGCAGGGGAGGCTACCCGAGCCCTGTCTCGCCATTGGAGGCATCCTTCAGCGTGCACCGGTCTGCCTTGAGAACGGAAGCCAAGGACATGGCTTCAACTGCTTCTG AACCAGGAATCCAGTCAGAACAAGTCCAGACCGAAGAGGAACGCGCCGAGACAAGTCCCGTCCTGGACGAGCAGGACGACGGAGACATGGACGAGGCGGATCACCCCATGAAATCCTTCGTCAGAGACGTTCTTGTCGTCGCCGGCATGTACGGACGGAGGCAGAACCCTGGCGACGCCGCCATGTCAGAGTGCGAAGCCAAGCCCATCCCAAAATGGGTGTTGGAGGAAGtcgtgtcctcgtcctcgtcctcagcCCCAGCGGACGGCCGCGCGGCAGCCGTCGACCACCGGCTCCTCTTCGACCTCGTCAACGAGGCGCTGCCAGGAGCCGTGCGGGCCTCCACGACGCTGTGCGCGTTCGACAAGTGCTACGCCATGCCGCCGAGAAGAGCACCCGGTGGCAAGGCGCTGCTGGAGGCACTGTGGAAGTCCATGCAGGTGTGGCTAGAGCCGCCGAGCGACGGCAGGACGTCGAGCTCCGCCTCCGTGGACGTGCTGATCGGCCGTGACCTGAGCGTGTCACCGTGGCACGGCGCGTTCCACGAGGACGCCGACGCGCTGGCGAGGGACGTGGAGGCGGAGATGCTGGACGAGCTGCTCGACGAGACGGCGTGGGACGTGCTGCTCAACGTGGGGGACTGA
- the LOC136535731 gene encoding uncharacterized protein isoform X3: MIFKQYSCNMRQYPKSGISHSSNPVKKLIQEDISFRTNEGQKRPGVIARLMGMESPPLNTTTESISRSEITPRPPLPRRDNPSEMISAKHVSFVQHSNRDSTKQAPKQEIRAYGYDDERDVFGQMNKRSNEWSKPQPREHPQEEELQKFKKEFEAWQASRAWEQSRSFELESSLDDDDDSRSTDIVPYRYQHHHKGNGKAASHGSKHMRSSNEDVHWRRSSKESSTSISGSRTFSLTTSADAAACSTRLPLSRFYHEEERSSLSPTRIVILKPCPELSTDDIEESSLGSPELVKKENNMEAFLEEVKKRLKIELEGGVASDDKQADRRWAASAGDIIPADPKQIARSIANQIRENVTRDMHPALVRSESTRSYRSDVPFDGQSQMDYIGRDARRQLSDRLKNVLRRDAPDAETPFSFSHRRRATSTSFDEEPRPKPTRYEVAPPPPRKEKVRSKEEKKRAVESDVRSFRYGSNNTPTTMAQLDSEPVSPRNLMRSFSAPVSGTTFVKLLSEEPRVLTGARLQRKQEGHWSSRPASSEERKGRKDAFSVRGKVSNLRQNLGLRAKLFGKKFHASDEPFPDDLPPIGTLITAPSVLIHPGVLQENSTEVPPSPASLCSSPPDEMSRGGYPSPVSPLEASFSVHRSALRTEAKDMASTASEPGIQSEQVQTEEERAETSPVLDEQDDGDMDEADHPMKSFVRDVLVVAGMYGRRQNPGDAAMSECEAKPIPKWVLEEVVSSSSSSAPADGRAAAVDHRLLFDLVNEALPGAVRASTTLCAFDKCYAMPPRRAPGGKALLEALWKSMQVWLEPPSDGRTSSSASVDVLIGRDLSVSPWHGAFHEDADALARDVEAEMLDELLDETAWDVLLNVGD, encoded by the exons ATGATTTTCAAA CAGTATTCCTGCAACATGAGGCAGTACCCAAAATCAGGGATCAGCCACAGCTCAAACCCAGTCAAGAAGCTGATCCAGGAGGACATCTCCTTCAGAACAAATGAAGGCCAGAAGAGGCCCGGCGTCATCGCCAGATTGATGGGCATGGAATCGCCTCCATTGAACACAACCACTGAATCCATCAGTCGTTCAGAGATCACCCCAAGACCACCACTGCCAAGAAGAGACAATCCTTCTGAAATGATATCAGCCAAGCATGTCTCCTTCGTGCAACACAGCAACAGGGACTCCACCAAGCAGGCACCAAAGCAAGAGATCCGAGCCTATGGCTATGACGACGAGAGGGATGTGTTCGGGCAGATGAACAAGAGGAGCAACGAGTGGAGTAAGCCGCAGCCGCGAGAGCACCCGCAGGAAGAGGAGCTGCAGAAGTTCAAGAAGGAGTTCGAGGCGTGGCAGGCGAGCCGTGCGTGGGAGCAGTCGAGAAGCTTCGAACTGGAGAGTAGCctcgatgacgacgatgacagcAGGTCCACGGACATCGTGCCGTATAGGTACCAGCACCACCATAAGGGGAACGGGAAAGCTGCTAGCCATGGCAGCAAGCACATGCGCTCCTCCAATGAGGATGTGCATTGGAGAAGAAGCAGCAAGGAGAGCAGCACGTCGATCTCCGGGAGCCGTACGTTCTCTCTGACGACGAGCGCAGACGCCGCCGCGTGCTCCACGAGGCTGCCACTCTCCAGGTTCTACCACGAGGAGGAGAGGTCGTCGTTGTCGCCGACGAGGATCGTGATCCTGAAGCCCTGCCCCGAGCTGAGCACGGACGACATCGAGGAGTCCTCGCTGGGGTCGCCGGAGCTGGTGAAGAAGGAGAACAACATGGAGGCCTTCCTGGAGGAGGTGAAGAAGAGGCTCAAGATCGAGCTCGAGGGCGGGGTGGCCTCCGATGATAAGCAGGCGGACCGCCGGTGGGCCGCCTCCGCCGGCGACATTATTCCGGCCGACCCGAAGCAGATCGCGCGGAGCATCGCCAACCAGATCAGGGAGAACGTCACGAGGGACATGCACCCGGCGCTGGTGCGGTCGGAGTCGACGCGGTCGTACCGCAGCGACGTGCCGTTCGACGGTCAGAGCCAGATGGACTACATCGGCCGAGACGCCAGGAGGCAGCTCTCCGACAGGCTGAAGAACGTGCTGAGGAGGGATGCGCCGGACGCCGAGAcgcccttctctttctctcatcGGAGAAGGGCCACCTCGACGTCGTTCGACGAGGAGCCGAGGCCCAAGCCGACGAGGTACGAGgtggcgccaccgccgccgaggaaggagaaggtcaggagcaaggaggagaagaagcGCGCGGTGGAGTCCGACGTCAGGTCATTCAGATACGGATCGAACAACACCCCAACGACGATGGCCCAGTTGGACTCCGAGCCCGTGTCGCCGCGAAACCTGATGAGGTCGTTCTCGGCGCCGGTGTCCGGGACGACCTTCGTGAAGCTCCTCTCGGAGGAGCCGCGGGTGCTGACCGGAGCGAGGCTGCAGCGCAAGCAGGAAGGCCACTGGAGCAGCAGGCCGGCGTCGTCGGAGGAGAGGAAAGGCAGGAAGGACGCGTTCAGCGTCAGGGGCAAGGTGTCCAACCTGAGGCAGAACCTTGGGCTCAGAGCCAAGCTGTTCGGCAAGAAGTTCCACGCCTCCGACGAGCCGTTCCCGGACGACCTCCCTCCCATAGGCACCCTCATCACTGCCCCATCGGTCCTCATCCACCCCGGCGTCCTGCAG GAGAACTCCACTGAGGTGCCACCGAGCCCGGCGTCGTTGTGCAGCAGCCCGCCTGACGAGATGAGCAGGGGAGGCTACCCGAGCCCTGTCTCGCCATTGGAGGCATCCTTCAGCGTGCACCGGTCTGCCTTGAGAACGGAAGCCAAGGACATGGCTTCAACTGCTTCTG AACCAGGAATCCAGTCAGAACAAGTCCAGACCGAAGAGGAACGCGCCGAGACAAGTCCCGTCCTGGACGAGCAGGACGACGGAGACATGGACGAGGCGGATCACCCCATGAAATCCTTCGTCAGAGACGTTCTTGTCGTCGCCGGCATGTACGGACGGAGGCAGAACCCTGGCGACGCCGCCATGTCAGAGTGCGAAGCCAAGCCCATCCCAAAATGGGTGTTGGAGGAAGtcgtgtcctcgtcctcgtcctcagcCCCAGCGGACGGCCGCGCGGCAGCCGTCGACCACCGGCTCCTCTTCGACCTCGTCAACGAGGCGCTGCCAGGAGCCGTGCGGGCCTCCACGACGCTGTGCGCGTTCGACAAGTGCTACGCCATGCCGCCGAGAAGAGCACCCGGTGGCAAGGCGCTGCTGGAGGCACTGTGGAAGTCCATGCAGGTGTGGCTAGAGCCGCCGAGCGACGGCAGGACGTCGAGCTCCGCCTCCGTGGACGTGCTGATCGGCCGTGACCTGAGCGTGTCACCGTGGCACGGCGCGTTCCACGAGGACGCCGACGCGCTGGCGAGGGACGTGGAGGCGGAGATGCTGGACGAGCTGCTCGACGAGACGGCGTGGGACGTGCTGCTCAACGTGGGGGACTGA